Proteins from a genomic interval of Oncorhynchus masou masou isolate Uvic2021 unplaced genomic scaffold, UVic_Omas_1.1 unplaced_scaffold_12056, whole genome shotgun sequence:
- the LOC135529894 gene encoding olfactory receptor 6N1-like: MENSTQVKFFYLFGFKETFVNKSVYFTLSLITYLLIITVNLTLILTIIQEKGLHEPMYIFLCSLCVNGLYGTAGFYPKFLLDLQSDVQVISYGGCLTQTFVIYTSVTCEMSILTVMSYDRYVAICRPLLYHTIVTSLTVRKLLLLSWCYPLFIALISLSLTVRLPLCGSRIDKIFCDNPSILKHACLPITINQNWSRCLIVVHVLQLLYIVFSYCQIVRTCVKSSKGRIKFTQTCVPHLLTIVIFITVTLFDNLQGWNNVNITLNMRNAMAVQFLIIPPVLNPVIYGLNLKQIRRAVLRKCNTHKIFVMRR; the protein is encoded by the coding sequence ATGGAGAACTCAACCCAAGTCAAGTTCTTTTATCTCTTTGGCTTCAAAGAGACATTTGTCAACAAATCGGTCTATTTTACCTTGTCTCTTATCACATATCTTCTCATCATCACTGTGAATCTGACTCTGATCCTAACAATCATTCAGGAGAAAGGTCTCCATGAGCCCATGTATATCTttctgtgtagtctgtgtgtcAATGGATTGTATGGAACTGCTGGTTTCTACCCCAAGTTCTTACTGGACCTTCAGTCAGATGTTCAGGTGATATCTTATGGTGGATGTTTGACTCAAACCTTTGTAATATACACATCTGTCACGTGTGAAATGTCTATTCTAACAGTGATGTCTTACGACAGGTATGTGGCAATATGCAGACCACTACTATATCATACCATTGTGACATCTTTAACTGTTAGAAAGTTACTCTTATTGTCTTGGTGTTATCCTTTATTTATAGCACTAATAAGTCTTAGTTTAACAGTCAGACTTCCTTTGTGTGGATCTCGCATTGATAAAATTTTCTGTGACAATCCGTCTATACTGAAACATGCATGTTTACCCATTACCATCAATCAGAATTGGAGCCGATGTTTAATAGTGGTTCATGTTTTACAGTTACTTTACATTGTATTTTCTTACTGTCAGATTGTAAGGACTTGTGTAAAGTCGTCTAAGGGAAGGATTAAGTTCACACAGACATGTGTGCCACATTTATTAACAATTGTTATTTTCATCACAGTGACCCTGTTTGACAATTTGCAAGGGTGGAATAATGTAAATATAACTCTAAATATGCGTAATGCAATGGCCGTACAATTCCTTATTATACCACCTGTCTTAAACCCTGTCATATATGGACTTAACCTCAAGCAGATTCGAAGGGCAGTTTTAAGAAAGTGTAATACACATAAAATCTTTGTTATGAGGCGTTAG
- the LOC135529893 gene encoding olfactory receptor-like protein DTMT, with protein MENSTQVKLINLFGLQETFNNKSVYFTLSLITYLLIITVNLTLIITIIQQKGLHEPMYIFLCSLCVNGLYGTAGFYPKFLLDLQSDVQVISYGGCLTQTFVIYISVLCEMSTLTVMLYDRYVAICRPLLYHTIVTSLTVRKLLLFSWCYPLFIALIALSLTVRLPLCGSRIDKIFCDIPSILKHACLPITINQNLSFCIIVVHVLQILLIAFSYCQIVRICIKSAKGRIKFTQTCVPHLLTMVIFITVTLCDTFQGWIKNVNITLYKRSAMAVQFLVIPPVFNPVTYGLNQIRVGSF; from the coding sequence ATGGAGAACTCAACCCAAGTCAAGTTAATTAATCTATTTGGTTTACAAGAGACATTTAACAACAAATCTGTCTATTTTACCTTGTCTCTTATCACATACCTTCTCATCATCACTGTGAATCTGACTCTGATCATAACAATCATTCAGCAGAAAGGTCTCCATGAGCCCATGTATATCTTTCTGTGTAGTCTATGTGTCAATGGATTGTATGGAACTGCTGGTTTCTACCCCAAGTTCTTACTGGACCTTCAGTCAGATGTTCAGGTGATATCTTATGGTGGATGTTTGACTCAAACCTTTGTAATATACATATCTGTCCTGTGTGAAATGTCTACTCTAACAGTGATGTTATATGACAGGTATGTGGCAATATGCAGACCACTACTATATCATACCATTGTGACATCTTTAACTGTTAGAAAGTTACTCTTATTTTCTTGGTGTTATCCTTTATTTATAGCACTCATAGCACTTAGTTTAACAGTCAGACTTCCTTTGTGTGGATCTCGCATTGATAAGATCTTCTGTGACATTCCGTCTATACTGAAACATGCATGTTTACCCATTACCATCAATCAGAATTTGAGCTTTTGTATAATAGTGGTTCATGTTTTACAGATACTTCTCATTGCATTTTCTTATTGTCAGATTGTAAGGATTTGTATAAAGTCAGCTAAGGGAAGGATTAAGTTCACACAGACATGTGTGCCACATTTATTGACAATGGTTATTTTCATCACAGTGACCCTTTGTGACACTTTTCAAGGATGgattaaaaatgtaaatattaCTCTCTATAAGCGTAGTGCAATGGCTGTACAATTCCTTGTTATACCACCTGTCTTTAACCCTGTCACATACGGACTTAATCAGATTCGAGTGGGCAGTTTTTAG